The following coding sequences are from one Diospyros lotus cultivar Yz01 chromosome 7, ASM1463336v1, whole genome shotgun sequence window:
- the LOC127805877 gene encoding probable pectate lyase 5, which translates to MLPKTRILLFCCLFTSLSPLIRATLNLTLPHQHPNPEAVVQEVQRQLNVSISRRQMLAAAAAAVASPEFSCLTGNPIDDCWRCDPNWANNRQHLADCGIGFGQAAFGGKGGPIYVVTDPSDHDAANPIPGTLRHAVIQTEPLWITFASDMLIHLRHELIVSSFKTIDGRGANVRVIGGGCITLQYVNNVIIHNIHVSHCVPSGNTLVRSSPDHVGWRGRSDGDGISIFSSRSIWIDHCSLSYCTDGLIDAIMGSTAITISNSYFSHHDEVMLLGHDDRYLADSGMQVTIAFNHFGEKLVQRMPRCRHGYIHVVNNDFTEWQMYAIGGSATPTINSQGNRYTAPVDPNAKEVTKRVDTDETDWAGWNWRTDGDIMVNGAFFVPSGAGMSAQYAKASSVEPKSAYIIDQLTFNAGVFGHPRDNSVGVSYPGFSGGGGGTSTAGGGNRDGAGSAGGSAEGDFFGTVFGGGAPPPSPAATILAVLLVSLTLYVVTANHGALIPFSTLLLS; encoded by the exons ATGCTCCCTAAGACCCGCATTCTCTTGTTCTGTTGTCTCTTCACCTCTCTGTCTCCTCTTATTAGGGCCACCCTCAATCTCACCCTCCCCCATCAACACCCCAATCCTGAGGCCGTGGTTCAAGAAGTTCAAAG GCAGCTGAATGTATCCATATCAAGAAGACAAATGttggccgccgccgccgccgccgtggCTAGTCCCGAGTTCTCTTGCCTCACCGGCAATCCCATCGACGACTGCTGGCGGTGCGACCCGAACTGGGCCAACAACCGCCAGCACCTCGCCGACTGCGGCATCGGCTTTGGCCAAGCGGCCTTTGGAGGCAAAGGAGGCCCAATCTACGTCGTGACCGACCCCTCCGACCACGACGCCGCCAACCCGATACCCGGCACCCTCCGGCACGCCGTGATCCAAACGGAGCCCCTCTGGATTACGTTCGCCTCCGACATGCTCATCCACCTCCGGCACGAGCTCATCGTCAGCAGCTTCAAGACCATCGACGGCCGCGGCGCCAACGTCCGCGTCATCGGCGGCGGCTGCATCACGCTCCAGTACGTGAACAACGTCATCATCCACAACATCCACGTGAGCCACTGCGTGCCCTCGGGGAACACTCTGGTGCGGTCGAGTCCAGACCACGTCGGGTGGCGGGGCCGATCGGACGGGGATGGCATCTCCATCTTCAGCTCCCGGTCGATCTGGATCGACCACTGCTCGCTCTCTTACTGCACGGACGGCCTGATTGACGCCATCATGGGATCGACGGCGATCACGATCTCGAACAGCTACTTTTCGCACCACGACGAAGTGATGCTGCTAGGTCACGACGACCGGTACTTGGCGGATTCCGGCATGCAGGTGACCATAGCGTTTAACCACTTCGGGGAGAAGCTGGTGCAGCGGATGCCACGTTGCAGGCACGGGTACATCCACGTGGTCAACAATGACTTCACGGAGTGGCAGATGTATGCCATCGGCGGTAGCGCTACCCCCACCATCAACAGCCAGGGCAACCGCTACACGGCGCCGGTGGATCCTAACGCCAAGGAG GTGACGAAGCGAGTGGACACGGACGAGACGGATTGGGCGGGGTGGAATTGGAGGACGGACGGGGATATAATGGTAAATGGGGCGTTCTTCGTGCCGTCCGGGGCGGGGATGAGCGCTCAATACGCGAAAGCGTCGAGTGTGGAGCCCAAATCGGCGTATATCATCGACCAGCTCACCTTCAACGCCGGCGTCTTCGGCCACCCAAG GGACAACAGCGTGGGTGTATCATACCCGGGGTtcagcggcggcggcggcggtacCAGCACCGCTGGGGGCGGAAACAGAGACGGCGCGGGATCCGCCGGCGGCAGCGCTGAGGGAGACTTCTTTGGAACGGTATTCGGAGGCGGCGCGCCACCACCTTCCCCCGCCGCCACCATTTTGGCCGTTTTGTTAGTTTCTCTAACTTTGTACGTCGTCACCGCCAATCACGGCGCTCTCATACCATTTTCAACACTGTTATTATCATAG